From the Leptospira biflexa serovar Patoc strain 'Patoc 1 (Paris)' genome, one window contains:
- a CDS encoding HD-GYP domain-containing protein, whose amino-acid sequence MRKISIRDLEAGSKFTKSLYLDKDTVFVGADQPITQQDLDRLVQFGITFILTDGEKVTADQSDKSANTNGPGYFDTNLPFYQDDENSTRYKYLLEKTNTAKVEFNAVFKDCFDLVQKTYKSASEGRYTEIREFREIAERIADHTKTNAQIPILLLSHSHSGYYLYTHICYATFFSVMLGNFLEFSRPKLIDLALASLFADIGMVTVPEEVSEKKGNLTELDLKTIKRHPVTGYQILTQRLKLKNSLAIVALQHHEAVDGSGYPQRILANQIEELTKVFMIADQFAAMIHPRPYRQAILPYEAMKIMISENVNRFDLKMVRLFLNKLSMFPVGSGVVLSDLRMGMVIESNKDKPLRPVIRVTKDAEGKRLKHLEFVDLMKDLNLYIQQAIPFSQIY is encoded by the coding sequence ATGCGGAAAATCTCCATACGTGACTTAGAGGCTGGTTCTAAGTTTACCAAGTCTCTTTACTTAGATAAGGACACTGTTTTTGTTGGAGCCGACCAACCCATCACACAACAAGATCTAGACCGTCTCGTCCAATTCGGGATCACATTCATCCTCACGGATGGAGAAAAAGTCACCGCCGACCAAAGTGACAAATCAGCAAACACCAATGGACCTGGATATTTTGATACCAATCTTCCTTTTTACCAGGATGATGAAAACTCGACTCGTTATAAATACCTTCTTGAAAAAACCAATACTGCGAAAGTAGAGTTCAATGCTGTTTTCAAAGATTGTTTTGATTTAGTGCAAAAAACATATAAGTCAGCATCGGAAGGGCGTTATACGGAGATTCGAGAGTTTCGTGAAATCGCGGAGCGGATCGCAGACCATACCAAAACAAACGCACAAATTCCGATTTTACTTTTATCCCATTCTCATTCTGGTTATTACCTCTACACTCATATTTGTTATGCGACTTTTTTTTCAGTGATGCTTGGAAACTTTTTGGAATTTTCCAGACCCAAACTCATTGATTTGGCACTCGCCTCCCTGTTTGCTGATATTGGAATGGTCACCGTTCCTGAAGAAGTCTCCGAAAAAAAAGGAAACCTGACAGAGTTAGATCTAAAAACCATCAAACGCCACCCTGTCACGGGTTACCAAATCCTCACCCAAAGGTTAAAATTAAAAAATTCCCTGGCGATTGTTGCCTTACAACACCATGAAGCCGTTGATGGATCTGGTTACCCACAACGAATCCTTGCCAACCAAATCGAAGAGCTCACCAAAGTATTTATGATTGCAGACCAATTTGCTGCGATGATCCATCCAAGGCCCTATCGACAAGCCATCCTTCCATACGAAGCAATGAAGATCATGATCAGCGAAAACGTGAACCGTTTTGATTTAAAAATGGTTCGGCTCTTTTTAAATAAACTTTCTATGTTTCCAGTGGGGTCCGGTGTTGTACTTTCTGACCTCAGAATGGGTATGGTGATCGAATCCAATAAAGACAAACCTCTAAGGCCTGTGATCCGCGTGACAAAGGATGCCGAAGGAAAACGATTGAAACATTTAGAGTTTGTGGATCTTATGAAAGACCTAAATTTATACATCCAACAGGCCATTCCTTTTTCACAAATTTATTAA
- a CDS encoding YraN family protein encodes MKKGTIGKKGEEFASFYLQSLEHTILFSNYRKKIGEIDIISIKNDTLHCSEVKTWNERFGFHPKECLHATKRARMRKVYLYLLQEIPAFYHLTPSFNLIHITEKKEVRFYSSIF; translated from the coding sequence TTGAAAAAGGGAACGATTGGAAAAAAGGGGGAAGAGTTTGCGAGTTTTTATTTACAGTCCCTTGAACACACCATTCTCTTTTCGAATTACCGAAAAAAAATCGGTGAAATTGACATAATCAGTATAAAGAACGATACCCTTCATTGTTCGGAAGTCAAAACCTGGAATGAGAGATTTGGATTCCATCCAAAGGAATGCCTTCATGCGACAAAACGTGCCCGAATGAGGAAGGTATATCTCTATTTATTACAAGAAATACCCGCCTTTTACCACCTAACACCTAGCTTTAATTTGATCCATATCACCGAAAAAAAGGAAGTGCGTTTTTATTCGTCAATCTTCTAA
- a CDS encoding ATP-binding protein, with product MSPPKRAEVGSLMYEWNGTKEIQVEVGIRRGFPHFQILGNVPQEAKEARDRIRLALDASHFDFPMETIIINVKPSHIQKKKVSLDLAMAVGILQATDQIKRPNRRIVYLGNLGLDGSLVGGKELLPFLWQKAEKKDQVYCLPDSLRNESLPDGEYYFLTDLQELESLSQKPPDVQKKTYTMENPVWEEVYLDPFQMNAFQGLLYALLGNHHSLLLGSPGVGKTMLHRLLEPLLPPKLTGEQSNLGIWRANGEFEVPTNKRPFRSPHHSTTEVGLLGGGLPYQPGEITRAEGGILFLDEALEFKDRILESLRMPMEDSYLEITRLNEVTKMKTDFTLFLSSNPCPCGNYQSQNHCHCSLQKIRLYLQKISGAFLDRITIFQTLFVSNVERNIRLEEEKLKRIVNERFDFKKNRINSNEETKKILQQLDISKETKHLSLRKKKQIVSLARTIADWNLSPRTKEVHIQEALDYSLGYQWIYSLG from the coding sequence GTGAGCCCCCCCAAACGAGCAGAAGTTGGAAGTTTGATGTATGAATGGAATGGGACAAAAGAAATCCAAGTGGAGGTGGGAATCCGAAGGGGATTTCCCCATTTCCAAATTTTAGGCAATGTCCCACAAGAAGCAAAGGAAGCTCGAGACCGCATCCGATTGGCTTTAGATGCCTCTCATTTCGATTTTCCGATGGAAACCATCATCATCAATGTCAAACCCTCCCATATCCAAAAGAAGAAGGTATCCTTGGACCTGGCAATGGCTGTGGGAATCTTACAGGCGACGGATCAAATCAAACGACCCAATCGAAGGATTGTGTATTTGGGAAATCTCGGCCTCGATGGAAGCCTTGTGGGGGGAAAGGAGCTCCTTCCCTTCCTCTGGCAAAAGGCGGAAAAGAAAGACCAAGTCTATTGCCTTCCCGATTCGTTACGAAACGAATCCTTACCTGATGGAGAATATTATTTTCTCACCGACTTACAAGAATTAGAGAGTCTGAGTCAAAAACCACCGGATGTTCAGAAAAAAACATACACAATGGAAAACCCAGTTTGGGAAGAAGTGTATCTCGATCCTTTTCAGATGAATGCCTTCCAAGGCCTTCTTTATGCCTTGCTTGGGAACCACCACAGTCTCTTACTGGGAAGTCCTGGTGTTGGAAAGACCATGTTACACCGATTACTCGAACCACTCCTTCCTCCGAAACTAACTGGGGAACAATCAAATCTGGGGATTTGGCGGGCAAACGGAGAGTTTGAAGTTCCTACAAATAAAAGACCTTTTCGTAGTCCCCATCATTCCACAACAGAGGTAGGACTTTTAGGTGGAGGTCTCCCCTACCAACCTGGAGAAATCACACGAGCAGAGGGAGGGATTTTGTTTCTGGATGAAGCTCTTGAATTCAAGGATCGAATTTTAGAAAGTTTACGAATGCCGATGGAAGATTCTTATTTGGAAATCACTCGTCTGAATGAAGTCACAAAAATGAAAACCGATTTCACTTTGTTTTTATCTTCCAATCCGTGCCCATGTGGCAATTACCAAAGTCAGAACCACTGCCATTGTTCCTTACAAAAGATCCGATTGTATTTACAAAAAATCAGCGGAGCCTTTTTGGATCGGATCACTATCTTCCAAACTTTGTTTGTTTCGAACGTAGAGCGAAACATTCGTTTGGAGGAAGAAAAACTAAAACGGATTGTGAATGAAAGATTTGATTTTAAAAAAAATAGAATCAATTCGAATGAGGAAACTAAAAAAATATTACAACAATTAGATATAAGTAAAGAAACCAAACATTTATCCCTACGAAAGAAAAAACAAATTGTTTCTCTCGCAAGGACCATTGCTGATTGGAACCTCTCCCCTAGAACAAAGGAAGTACATATTCAAGAGGCTTTGGATTATTCCTTGGGATACCAGTGGATCTATAGCCTAGGTTGA
- a CDS encoding type II secretion system-associated lipoprotein gives MVCSIIRVIPLVLVLVFSQCSQRLIKKERLREINEYYDGKTYALREEIKFSQTEVWKKGTLVKIYIESTPSLLKLKVYPIQDTRESSVGKLADYIINDDVKKREYELADVEEWVNQKFSQVEQNAKKTKK, from the coding sequence TTGGTTTGTAGTATCATTCGTGTAATCCCCCTCGTTCTAGTCCTTGTGTTCAGCCAATGTTCACAACGATTGATCAAAAAAGAAAGATTAAGGGAAATCAACGAATACTATGATGGGAAAACGTATGCGCTACGTGAGGAAATCAAATTCTCCCAAACAGAAGTTTGGAAGAAAGGAACCCTCGTTAAAATCTACATCGAATCAACTCCCTCTCTTTTGAAATTAAAAGTATACCCGATCCAAGACACACGTGAGTCATCGGTAGGGAAACTGGCAGATTACATCATCAATGATGATGTCAAAAAAAGAGAATATGAATTGGCTGACGTGGAAGAGTGGGTGAACCAAAAGTTTTCCCAAGTCGAACAAAATGCCAAAAAAACAAAGAAATAA
- a CDS encoding peptidoglycan DD-metalloendopeptidase family protein: MPDRISVKAIPFITVLLFALSGSGLMANPFQKLQQEINESLPTGDSTVFRIFSNQSQEQEIHRLFSVGVNQTEEEEVELASLGLPKYIDVSPVVSNTVVHESGIVVKKYTVQKKDNLSKIARSFSIDVARLKKANSLTSDQLKIGQVLEVPVQVKNASSSRVVLKKVFILPVPQSRVTSRFGRRVDPFNKYNRVYHSGLDLAAKVGAPVLSAADGEVVFTGRNGGYGNSVTIQHKNGYKTVYAHCSQILVEVGETVKMGRVVALVGRTGTATGAHLHFEVFRNGKIMNPESALGMTEKHVTKLPKSEVAGM, translated from the coding sequence GTGCCCGATAGAATATCTGTGAAGGCAATTCCATTCATCACTGTTCTTTTGTTTGCACTGTCTGGATCAGGGCTTATGGCCAATCCTTTCCAGAAACTCCAACAAGAGATCAATGAAAGCCTTCCTACTGGCGATTCTACTGTGTTTCGTATTTTTAGTAACCAATCCCAAGAACAAGAAATCCATAGATTATTTTCTGTCGGAGTGAACCAAACAGAAGAAGAAGAGGTGGAACTTGCATCCCTTGGCCTTCCCAAATACATTGATGTCTCTCCTGTTGTGAGTAATACAGTGGTCCATGAATCAGGGATCGTTGTGAAAAAATACACAGTCCAAAAAAAAGACAATCTTTCCAAAATCGCTCGTTCCTTTTCCATTGATGTCGCCAGACTGAAAAAAGCAAATTCCCTCACGAGTGACCAATTGAAAATTGGTCAGGTATTGGAAGTTCCCGTACAAGTGAAAAATGCTTCCTCCTCTCGTGTTGTCTTAAAAAAAGTTTTTATCCTACCTGTCCCGCAAAGCCGTGTGACCTCTCGATTTGGCCGACGTGTGGATCCGTTCAACAAATACAACCGTGTCTACCATTCAGGTCTTGACCTTGCCGCAAAAGTAGGGGCACCTGTTCTCTCAGCAGCCGATGGGGAAGTTGTCTTTACTGGCCGGAATGGTGGGTATGGAAATTCCGTCACCATCCAACACAAAAATGGGTATAAAACAGTTTACGCCCATTGTTCACAGATTTTAGTTGAGGTTGGGGAAACGGTGAAGATGGGGCGTGTGGTGGCACTTGTCGGCAGGACAGGAACCGCAACAGGGGCTCATTTGCATTTTGAAGTGTTTCGAAACGGAAAAATCATGAACCCGGAATCGGCACTTGGCATGACTGAAAAACATGTCACAAAACTTCCCAAATCTGAAGTAGCCGGAATGTAA
- a CDS encoding general secretion pathway protein GspC yields MNLILQRIQSSQFLTLIPVVLLFSFSLAYLLKLVLLLLFSTETGMNVGSQVRPKQTRQEVILAVSTYEDIVTGNLIRGQVYDPNDATKRGADGSPLDPEIGQDNGDDDQMLVTGTLSGHWSFARVTIREKQNNDSEEYGVGEMVGGYKVQSIEQHYVVLKKGGLSLRVNIGETPAQAKERIRPKDAEAVSNLGPSSQTIQKVLSREDVNRKLKDPNTIYKNARFGPHLVDGKIEGYKIYQVAKDHVFYSLGARGGDIIKRVNGMPLNETEKMLEIWGSIKQAPKITVDLERQGKIITYEFIIRN; encoded by the coding sequence ATGAATCTAATCCTTCAAAGAATCCAATCGAGTCAGTTTTTGACATTGATTCCGGTCGTTTTATTATTTTCCTTTTCTTTGGCGTATCTCTTAAAATTGGTCCTCCTACTTCTTTTTTCTACAGAAACAGGAATGAATGTGGGAAGCCAAGTCCGCCCCAAACAAACAAGACAAGAAGTCATTTTGGCTGTGAGTACATATGAGGACATTGTCACAGGCAATCTCATCCGCGGACAGGTGTATGATCCCAATGACGCGACCAAACGTGGGGCCGACGGTTCCCCACTTGATCCTGAAATTGGCCAAGACAATGGAGACGATGACCAAATGCTTGTGACGGGTACTTTGTCTGGCCACTGGTCCTTTGCCCGGGTCACCATCAGAGAAAAACAAAACAATGACTCTGAAGAATACGGAGTGGGAGAAATGGTGGGTGGCTACAAAGTCCAATCCATTGAACAACATTACGTGGTCTTAAAAAAAGGGGGCTTAAGCCTTCGAGTCAATATTGGTGAAACCCCGGCCCAGGCCAAAGAGCGGATCCGACCAAAAGATGCAGAAGCAGTCTCCAATTTAGGTCCTTCCAGCCAAACCATCCAAAAAGTCCTTTCCCGGGAAGACGTGAATCGGAAATTAAAAGACCCGAATACAATCTACAAAAATGCAAGGTTTGGCCCTCATTTAGTAGACGGAAAGATCGAGGGTTACAAAATCTATCAAGTGGCAAAAGACCATGTCTTTTATTCTCTCGGAGCACGTGGTGGTGATATCATCAAACGTGTGAATGGAATGCCACTCAATGAAACAGAGAAAATGTTGGAAATTTGGGGTTCGATCAAACAGGCTCCGAAAATTACAGTGGATTTAGAACGACAAGGCAAAATTATCACATATGAATTTATCATTCGGAATTAA
- the gspD gene encoding type II secretion system secretin GspD, which produces MRNRLPSVVLCICLYLIVTPNFSQEKGKPKAKTSQEPASFTADWRDTELKDFLMGMSAIIKKNILIDDAVKGKKITIISQKRVRIEDAFGFMKSVLETQGFGLIEENDLIKVVKIKDALAKSQIVRIGKDPVSDSEVALNKTITQIVPLEFSNAIELEPILKRVTSPDTDIIIPKNQNTLIFSGSTADINKLLKLVDNLDVRADGPGSISSAGDIHIYTLEYNEAEKLAAILVKLDMPDAPVAPTTQGAPGEAGADGKPAPPPQPTAQAPKVPGKQDKIKAVAHKESNSLIVTATPQEWEEIKKIIKILDTPRKQVLLEVLIVELSSTDLNDFGIDWRYQELAYGQFNTGLAAQGGVIDKNGRPTNVNTLSGFSLGFIRRGGQQIIGILNANSTNENFNVLSAPQILTLDNQEAEINVGQDVPVRTQNRNAGLGGDNAVTVANFEYRPTGIKLKFTPHINKNNRITLDLYQEIKNVAGISSEATGGNPTFNKRDIKTTIVVDNIQTIVIGGLLSNDKQKKVQKIPILGEIPLLGTLFRRTTNQNRKTNLMVFLTPHILDDRDKSDRMTIQKKNEQERMVDEREKKLR; this is translated from the coding sequence ATGAGAAATCGACTTCCCTCAGTTGTACTTTGTATTTGCCTTTACTTAATTGTAACCCCCAACTTTTCACAAGAGAAAGGGAAACCGAAAGCAAAAACCTCACAAGAACCAGCTAGTTTCACTGCGGATTGGAGGGATACAGAACTCAAAGACTTCCTTATGGGAATGAGTGCCATCATCAAAAAAAATATTCTGATCGATGATGCGGTGAAAGGCAAAAAGATCACAATCATTTCTCAAAAACGAGTTCGGATTGAAGATGCCTTTGGATTTATGAAGTCGGTTTTGGAAACCCAAGGGTTTGGACTCATCGAAGAAAATGACCTCATTAAAGTTGTCAAAATCAAAGACGCACTCGCTAAGTCACAAATTGTTCGGATCGGAAAGGATCCAGTCTCTGATTCGGAAGTTGCCTTAAACAAAACTATCACTCAGATTGTTCCACTAGAGTTTTCGAATGCCATTGAACTTGAGCCCATCTTGAAACGTGTCACGTCTCCCGATACCGATATCATCATTCCTAAAAACCAAAACACATTGATTTTTTCTGGTTCCACAGCAGATATCAACAAATTACTCAAGTTAGTTGATAATTTGGATGTAAGAGCAGATGGACCCGGGTCCATTTCTTCGGCTGGTGACATCCATATTTATACTTTGGAATACAATGAAGCAGAAAAACTCGCAGCCATCCTTGTGAAATTGGATATGCCTGATGCGCCTGTCGCTCCGACGACTCAAGGTGCACCTGGTGAAGCGGGGGCTGATGGAAAACCTGCCCCTCCACCACAGCCAACTGCCCAAGCACCCAAGGTTCCAGGCAAACAAGATAAAATCAAAGCAGTGGCCCATAAAGAATCGAATTCACTCATTGTAACAGCCACGCCACAAGAATGGGAAGAAATTAAAAAAATCATCAAAATTCTAGATACACCGAGAAAACAGGTGTTACTCGAAGTTCTCATTGTGGAGCTTAGTTCGACTGATTTAAATGATTTTGGTATCGATTGGCGTTACCAAGAGCTTGCCTATGGACAGTTTAACACAGGTCTTGCGGCACAAGGGGGAGTGATCGATAAAAATGGTCGTCCTACCAATGTGAACACACTATCTGGTTTTTCACTTGGATTCATCCGCCGTGGTGGGCAACAAATCATTGGTATTTTGAATGCAAACTCTACCAATGAAAACTTCAATGTATTGTCGGCTCCGCAAATTTTGACCTTGGACAACCAAGAGGCAGAAATCAATGTGGGTCAAGACGTTCCCGTTCGTACCCAAAATCGAAATGCGGGTCTTGGTGGAGACAACGCGGTAACGGTAGCCAACTTTGAATACCGTCCAACAGGGATTAAACTAAAGTTTACCCCACATATCAATAAAAACAACCGCATCACTCTCGATTTGTACCAAGAAATCAAAAACGTCGCGGGGATTTCATCGGAAGCCACTGGTGGAAACCCAACGTTTAATAAACGTGATATCAAAACAACCATCGTTGTGGATAATATCCAAACCATTGTGATAGGAGGACTCCTCTCCAATGACAAACAAAAGAAAGTGCAAAAGATCCCCATTTTAGGGGAGATTCCCCTCCTTGGGACTTTGTTTCGTCGTACCACAAACCAAAATCGCAAAACCAATTTGATGGTGTTTTTAACACCGCACATTCTGGACGATCGGGATAAATCGGATCGAATGACCATCCAAAAGAAAAATGAACAAGAAAGGATGGTGGATGAACGAGAAAAGAAACTGAGATGA
- the gspE gene encoding type II secretion system ATPase GspE encodes MRKSLGQILLEDGILTIKDLEDISKQQEKTNLPLTHIIQKKGLASETDILKALAKLHRMEFYDKLEFVASDEIFSKIPLKLVQRSKIVPFLVKGKKVFVATSDPTDLHPMDDMRSFLKGYEIQFVLATENEIMRIVHSQFDKTTAEAKEMMDEMDGSFGDLSDAFESDALDLSNEAPIIKMVNVILSQAVSERASDIHIEPFEKSVIVRYRVDGVLQKVLNPPKSYLAGISTRIKIMSNLNIAENRLPQDGRIKLRLAGKDVDVRVSIIPCQFGERIVMRILNKTDQKYSIDTMGFNPQILKEFKELIYKPYGIILVTGPTGSGKSTTLYSALSEINTEERNIITCEDPVEYQMDGISQMQMNDKIGLTFAAGLRSILRQDPDVVMVGEIRDEETARIAIQASLTGHLVFSTLHTNDASSAVTRLVDMGIEPYLITSSVLGFMAQRLVRVICKDCKTSYKPTDKDLAGLGIQRKELKNGVLYRGKGCSSCLNSGYKGRTGLYELLTMNDEIKRAILQGADANRIKELAVKNGLSVLQEYGKYKVIEGVTTPEEVLRVS; translated from the coding sequence ATGAGAAAAAGTTTAGGGCAGATTCTTTTAGAAGATGGAATCCTTACCATTAAGGATTTAGAGGATATTTCCAAACAACAGGAAAAAACAAATCTTCCACTCACTCATATCATCCAAAAAAAAGGACTCGCATCCGAAACAGACATTTTAAAGGCACTGGCAAAACTCCATAGAATGGAATTTTACGACAAACTTGAGTTTGTTGCCAGTGATGAGATCTTTAGTAAGATCCCTTTGAAACTAGTCCAACGTTCCAAAATTGTTCCCTTCCTAGTCAAAGGAAAAAAAGTTTTTGTCGCCACAAGTGATCCAACGGACCTCCATCCGATGGATGATATGCGATCCTTCTTAAAAGGATACGAAATTCAATTTGTTCTCGCAACCGAGAACGAAATCATGCGCATCGTCCATTCTCAGTTTGATAAAACAACTGCAGAAGCAAAAGAAATGATGGATGAGATGGATGGAAGTTTCGGAGATCTCTCCGATGCCTTCGAATCCGACGCACTCGATCTCTCTAACGAAGCACCCATCATCAAGATGGTGAATGTGATTTTATCCCAGGCTGTGTCCGAGCGCGCTTCCGATATCCACATCGAACCATTTGAAAAATCTGTCATCGTTCGGTATCGTGTGGACGGTGTGTTACAAAAAGTTTTAAATCCACCTAAGTCCTATTTGGCGGGAATTTCCACTCGTATTAAAATTATGTCGAATCTCAATATTGCGGAAAATAGGCTCCCGCAAGATGGTAGAATTAAACTAAGATTAGCTGGTAAAGACGTGGATGTCAGGGTTTCCATCATCCCATGCCAATTCGGCGAACGAATTGTAATGAGGATTTTGAATAAAACGGACCAAAAGTATTCCATTGATACGATGGGTTTTAACCCTCAAATCTTAAAAGAATTCAAAGAACTCATTTATAAACCATACGGAATCATACTTGTGACGGGTCCTACGGGATCTGGTAAATCAACCACTCTCTATTCTGCTTTATCTGAGATCAATACAGAAGAACGAAATATCATCACCTGTGAAGATCCAGTGGAATACCAAATGGATGGAATTTCCCAAATGCAGATGAACGATAAAATTGGACTTACATTTGCAGCAGGACTTCGTTCCATTTTACGACAAGATCCGGACGTAGTAATGGTGGGGGAGATCCGGGATGAGGAAACAGCAAGGATTGCCATCCAAGCTTCCCTAACAGGTCACTTGGTATTTTCAACCTTACACACCAATGACGCATCCTCAGCAGTGACAAGGCTTGTGGATATGGGTATTGAACCATATCTCATCACGAGTTCTGTATTAGGTTTTATGGCACAAAGGCTTGTTCGTGTGATTTGTAAGGATTGTAAAACTTCCTACAAACCAACTGACAAAGATTTGGCGGGACTTGGAATCCAAAGAAAAGAACTAAAAAATGGGGTTTTGTACCGCGGGAAAGGTTGTAGCTCTTGTCTCAATTCAGGTTACAAGGGACGAACTGGTCTATACGAACTCCTTACCATGAACGATGAAATCAAACGCGCTATTTTACAAGGTGCCGATGCCAATCGCATCAAAGAACTTGCCGTTAAAAATGGACTATCTGTCCTTCAAGAATATGGTAAGTACAAAGTGATCGAGGGAGTGACAACTCCTGAAGAAGTCCTTCGGGTATCTTAA
- a CDS encoding type II secretion system F family protein, with protein sequence MPLYTYVAFNKKGKEEKNIIDAVNLQAARNKLKAKGLYVRSIQEDREKEERELFPFLSKLLYRIPRKDVGLFCKQLGTLIGAGIPLDKCLLSIIDQVENIYFKKVLIEMRADITEGMSLSESMKKHKTVFPDQYPSLISVGESTGNYENTLHRLAELEEKSSELKSKVQVAMIYPMIMGLLSLGVSIFLLVVVIPQIEQLFASFDAKLPLLTRAVIFLSYVLTNYWYFILAFIAGSFLSFLKWKSSEDGKKVWDTFLLRLPVIGTLLRKILVSNFARNLSILLLNRVPLIVSLNIVSDVVGHTVFKEEIDAAIIKIKEGGKLSDSLQGSQVLPQMVLGMLSAGEASDKVPEMMNKLSEIYESEVDTAIKSLTQSLEPMMIIVMGGIIFTIMAAIMTPMYKLTQEIQGM encoded by the coding sequence ATGCCACTTTATACCTACGTTGCCTTTAATAAAAAGGGAAAAGAAGAAAAAAACATCATTGATGCTGTGAATTTGCAAGCAGCACGGAACAAACTAAAAGCGAAAGGTTTATACGTAAGATCCATTCAAGAAGATAGAGAAAAAGAAGAAAGGGAATTGTTTCCTTTTTTATCAAAACTTTTGTATCGAATTCCAAGAAAGGATGTTGGTCTTTTTTGTAAACAATTAGGGACTCTCATTGGAGCTGGAATCCCACTGGATAAGTGTTTACTTTCCATCATTGACCAAGTGGAGAATATTTACTTCAAAAAAGTTCTGATTGAAATGCGGGCAGACATTACAGAAGGAATGAGTCTTTCTGAATCCATGAAAAAACACAAAACTGTGTTTCCCGACCAATACCCAAGTTTGATATCCGTCGGTGAATCGACAGGAAATTACGAAAACACCTTGCACCGGTTAGCGGAGCTGGAAGAAAAATCATCGGAACTAAAATCAAAGGTGCAGGTGGCAATGATTTACCCCATGATTATGGGTTTATTGTCTCTTGGTGTATCCATCTTTTTACTTGTGGTGGTGATCCCACAAATTGAACAGTTGTTTGCATCCTTTGATGCCAAACTCCCACTCCTCACACGAGCTGTGATTTTTTTGTCCTATGTTCTCACCAATTATTGGTATTTTATTTTGGCATTCATCGCTGGTAGTTTTTTAAGTTTTTTGAAATGGAAAAGTTCAGAGGATGGAAAAAAAGTTTGGGATACATTTTTACTAAGACTCCCTGTGATCGGGACATTACTTCGTAAAATTTTAGTTTCCAATTTTGCAAGAAACCTGTCCATTTTACTTCTGAACCGTGTGCCTCTCATTGTTTCATTAAATATTGTTTCGGATGTTGTGGGACATACGGTTTTTAAGGAAGAGATTGATGCAGCGATCATCAAAATCAAGGAAGGGGGAAAACTTTCCGACTCCTTACAAGGAAGCCAAGTCCTTCCGCAGATGGTCCTTGGGATGCTCAGTGCCGGGGAAGCCTCCGATAAAGTCCCAGAAATGATGAATAAACTCTCAGAAATCTACGAATCTGAGGTGGATACAGCAATAAAATCTTTGACCCAATCATTAGAACCTATGATGATCATAGTAATGGGTGGAATTATTTTTACCATTATGGCGGCAATTATGACGCCAATGTACAAACTAACTCAAGAAATCCAGGGGATGTAG
- a CDS encoding type II secretion system protein GspG: MKIKGNNRKIREGLTLIEITVVMLILGSLMAILYSSIGNRGEGEKKLKLKNDSAVLKTALERYLEVYDKYPSEEQGLQALIEKPDDDKIGDDYEPIIREKAVLKDPWKTPYVLKFEGAVPQIYTLGEDKKEGGDGKNKDFNILSPDDYPAAFR; this comes from the coding sequence ATGAAAATCAAAGGAAACAACAGAAAGATCCGTGAGGGATTAACTCTAATTGAGATTACTGTCGTGATGCTCATTTTAGGATCACTTATGGCCATTCTTTACTCGAGTATTGGAAACCGAGGAGAAGGGGAAAAAAAATTGAAACTGAAAAATGACAGTGCCGTTTTAAAAACCGCATTGGAACGATATTTGGAAGTTTATGATAAATATCCATCAGAAGAACAAGGTTTACAAGCGTTGATTGAAAAGCCGGACGATGACAAAATCGGTGATGATTATGAACCAATCATTCGCGAAAAGGCAGTTTTAAAAGACCCATGGAAAACACCGTATGTGTTAAAGTTTGAAGGAGCGGTTCCTCAAATTTATACTTTAGGTGAAGATAAAAAAGAAGGTGGAGACGGAAAAAATAAAGATTTTAATATCCTATCTCCTGATGATTACCCAGCCGCTTTCCGTTAA